From the Bacillus tuaregi genome, one window contains:
- the yhfH gene encoding protein YhfH codes for MLQNPIEFFRELPNKTCAECGQPIEEQAESYLMECDRCLSKRME; via the coding sequence ATGTTACAAAATCCGATTGAATTTTTTAGAGAATTACCGAATAAAACTTGTGCCGAGTGTGGACAGCCGATTGAGGAACAGGCAGAATCCTATTTGATGGAATGTGACCGCTGCTTGTCAAAGAGGATGGAATAA
- the treC gene encoding alpha,alpha-phosphotrehalase: protein MSQPWWRKAVVYQIYPKSFNDTTGNGLGDIRGIIDKLDYLAKLGVDVLWLTPVYQSPQRDNGYDISDYFRIYEPYGTMEDFELLLSEAHKRHIKIIMDIVVNHTSTEHQWFIESKSSKNSPYRDYYIWKDGKNGEPPTNWESKFGGNAWQYDEATGQYFLHLFDVTQADLNWENEQVRTEVYEMMKFWLDKGVDGFRLDVINLISKDQRFLDDDGSTPPGDGRKYYTDGPKIHDYLHEMNQAVFSKYDMMTVGEMSSTSIDNCIKYTNPNRQELDMTFSFHHLKVDYPNGEKWTKADFDFLQLKQILSQWQVEMNRGGGWNALFWCNHDQPRVVSRFGNDGKYHRESAKMLGTAIHMMQGTPYIYQGEEFGMTNPNFNSIDDYRDVESLNMYKILLEKGISEKEVLDILKQKSRDNSRTPVQWNDSENAGFTTGNPWIQPAANYKEINAETALADQNSIFYHYQKLIQLRKDYDIVTEGNYQLLLEDHDAIFAYVRTNSDEKLLVVNNFYENEVEFQLPDHIDITGFNSRVLLSNYDDASKSLQQFILRPYESVVFYLKK from the coding sequence ATGAGTCAGCCTTGGTGGAGAAAAGCGGTCGTCTATCAAATTTACCCGAAAAGCTTCAATGATACGACAGGAAATGGTCTAGGTGATATAAGGGGCATCATTGATAAGCTCGATTATTTGGCAAAGCTTGGAGTGGATGTGTTGTGGTTAACACCGGTTTACCAGTCACCACAGCGTGATAATGGTTATGACATTAGTGATTACTTTCGTATCTATGAACCATACGGAACGATGGAGGATTTTGAGCTTCTTTTATCGGAGGCGCATAAGCGCCATATTAAAATTATTATGGATATTGTCGTGAATCATACCTCAACTGAGCATCAATGGTTTATTGAATCAAAATCCTCTAAGAATAGCCCATACCGGGATTATTATATTTGGAAGGATGGAAAAAACGGCGAGCCGCCGACCAATTGGGAATCTAAATTTGGTGGCAATGCCTGGCAATATGATGAAGCAACAGGCCAGTATTTTCTACATCTGTTTGATGTAACACAGGCGGATTTAAATTGGGAAAATGAACAGGTTCGTACAGAGGTCTATGAGATGATGAAGTTTTGGCTTGATAAGGGGGTTGACGGCTTTCGCCTTGATGTTATAAACCTGATTTCGAAGGATCAGCGTTTTCTAGATGATGACGGTTCAACGCCACCAGGAGATGGACGTAAGTATTACACAGATGGTCCTAAAATCCATGACTATCTCCATGAAATGAATCAAGCGGTGTTTTCTAAGTATGACATGATGACGGTCGGTGAAATGTCCTCAACTTCGATTGATAATTGTATCAAGTATACAAATCCCAATCGTCAGGAGCTCGATATGACCTTCAGCTTCCATCATTTAAAAGTAGATTATCCAAATGGGGAGAAATGGACAAAGGCCGATTTTGACTTTCTACAGTTAAAGCAAATTCTATCTCAATGGCAGGTGGAGATGAACAGGGGCGGTGGCTGGAATGCCTTGTTTTGGTGTAATCACGATCAGCCCCGTGTGGTGTCACGGTTCGGAAATGATGGGAAATATCATCGTGAGTCGGCGAAAATGCTGGGCACTGCGATTCATATGATGCAGGGGACGCCTTATATTTATCAGGGTGAGGAGTTTGGCATGACAAACCCTAACTTCAACAGTATTGATGATTATCGTGATGTAGAATCGTTAAATATGTATAAAATTCTGCTGGAAAAAGGAATATCAGAGAAAGAAGTGCTCGATATCTTAAAGCAAAAGTCCCGTGATAATTCACGAACACCCGTTCAGTGGAATGACAGTGAGAATGCCGGCTTTACCACTGGAAATCCTTGGATACAGCCCGCAGCAAATTACAAGGAGATTAATGCAGAAACAGCACTGGCTGACCAGAACTCTATTTTTTACCATTATCAAAAGCTCATACAGTTGCGGAAAGATTACGATATTGTTACAGAAGGAAATTATCAGTTGCTATTAGAGGACCATGATGCTATTTTTGCTTATGTGAGAACAAATAGTGATGAGAAGCTCTTGGTTGTGAATAATTTTTATGAAAATGAAGTAGAATTCCAGCTGCCGGATCATATTGATATTACGGGCTTCAACAGCAGGGTTCTCCTATCTAACTATGATGATGCCTCCAAAAGTCTGCAACAATTCATTTTAAGACCATATGAGTCTGTTGTTTTTTATCTAAAAAAGTAA
- the treP gene encoding PTS system trehalose-specific EIIBC component: MSNFTQTAKELLEYVGGSDNISVVTHCATRMRFVLNDPKKADVEKIEALKLVKGTFTQAGQFQVIIGNEVASFYNEFIKIAGVGDTSKDEVKQAAKQNMNVLQRMIAHLADIFTPLIPAIVVGGLILGFRNIIGDIKMFEDGTKTLVEISQFWAGTHAFLWLIGEAIFHFLPVGITWAVARKMGATPILGIVLGITLVSPQLLNAYGVAGATDIPFWDFGFAKIEMIGYQAQVIPAILAGLLLSWLELRLRKIVPNAISMIVVPFFALVPTVLIAHTVLGPLGWQIGSFISDVVYSGLTSAFGWLFAAIFGFAYAPLVITGLHHMTNAIDLQLMSELGGTNLWPMIALSNIAQGSAVLAMIYINRKNEEEKQVSIPAAISCYLGVTEPAMFGINLKYGFPFLAAMIGSLVAAVISVGSNVMANSIGVGGLPGILSIQPQHMLTFALAMTVAVVIPFILTVIFAKTGMAKVNFKRK, translated from the coding sequence ATGAGTAACTTTACTCAAACAGCAAAAGAACTGCTAGAGTATGTTGGAGGCAGTGATAATATTTCAGTTGTCACACACTGTGCAACAAGAATGCGGTTTGTGTTAAATGATCCGAAAAAGGCGGATGTTGAAAAAATAGAGGCTCTTAAGCTTGTAAAAGGTACATTTACCCAAGCGGGGCAATTCCAGGTCATTATTGGAAACGAAGTGGCTTCTTTCTATAATGAATTTATCAAGATTGCTGGTGTAGGTGATACCTCAAAGGATGAGGTGAAGCAGGCAGCCAAGCAGAATATGAATGTTTTACAACGAATGATTGCCCATCTTGCGGACATCTTTACACCATTAATTCCAGCGATTGTTGTTGGGGGTCTTATCCTCGGTTTCCGTAATATTATTGGAGACATTAAAATGTTTGAGGATGGAACAAAAACATTAGTAGAGATATCACAGTTCTGGGCCGGAACGCATGCGTTTCTTTGGCTGATAGGGGAAGCGATATTCCACTTCTTACCTGTTGGAATCACATGGGCAGTAGCAAGGAAAATGGGAGCTACTCCGATTTTAGGAATTGTTCTTGGGATTACACTTGTATCGCCACAGCTCCTTAATGCGTATGGAGTTGCCGGTGCAACAGACATTCCATTCTGGGATTTTGGTTTTGCGAAGATTGAAATGATTGGTTATCAGGCACAGGTGATTCCGGCTATTCTTGCAGGTCTCTTACTATCTTGGCTTGAACTGAGATTACGGAAGATTGTCCCAAATGCGATTTCGATGATTGTGGTTCCATTCTTTGCATTAGTTCCGACCGTTTTAATTGCGCATACTGTTTTAGGACCACTAGGTTGGCAAATCGGTTCATTTATCTCTGATGTTGTTTACTCTGGATTAACATCTGCGTTCGGCTGGTTATTTGCAGCAATCTTTGGTTTCGCTTATGCACCACTAGTAATTACTGGTTTACATCATATGACAAATGCCATCGACTTACAGCTGATGAGTGAGCTAGGTGGAACAAACCTATGGCCAATGATTGCTCTTTCAAATATTGCTCAAGGATCCGCTGTTTTAGCGATGATTTATATTAACAGAAAGAACGAAGAAGAAAAGCAGGTTTCGATTCCAGCAGCTATCTCTTGTTACCTTGGTGTAACGGAGCCGGCGATGTTCGGTATTAACTTAAAATATGGCTTCCCGTTCTTAGCAGCGATGATTGGCTCACTAGTTGCAGCGGTTATTTCAGTTGGTAGTAATGTAATGGCAAACTCGATTGGTGTCGGCGGTCTGCCAGGAATCCTATCGATTCAGCCACAGCATATGCTGACTTTTGCACTAGCAATGACTGTTGCAGTAGTAATTCCGTTCATTCTTACGGTTATTTTCGCTAAGACTGGCATGGCAAAGGTTAATTTTAAAAGAAAATAA
- a CDS encoding LolA family protein codes for MKIKKLIYGVLVSMTLLAGCSGEMAASSEDIIANVLDSENKFEAYYGKAVMKHYEGKELMGEMELEEFAGKDGKRKIITTDKLKGDATAYSVNDGKEILSYEEGSDVAHRLDLVMDENTATMTQKEQLTMLFDGIKETHTIEIAEEKKILDFDTYHLKATAKSKDAILGDMEFWVDQKTWFVLKSITIAGDIRSEIEYTEIQFSPNFTEETFTLDLPENVEVKDLESEFQSQTGSVEEAAKALGEPFLLFHDSAAELESVEWYELKGEINRTEVNILYKKENIPSFMLTVFPTPEEPGMEIQEGDYKVRGQNAEYMKEIKSISWDENGLRYSIMIQHPDLTIEEVVQLAENMELSK; via the coding sequence ATGAAAATTAAAAAACTAATATATGGAGTACTTGTCAGTATGACCTTATTAGCGGGGTGTTCAGGGGAAATGGCAGCTTCTTCTGAGGATATTATTGCAAATGTGTTGGATAGCGAGAATAAATTTGAAGCTTATTATGGGAAGGCCGTCATGAAGCATTATGAGGGTAAGGAATTAATGGGTGAAATGGAATTGGAGGAGTTTGCCGGAAAGGATGGAAAACGAAAGATTATTACAACTGACAAGCTAAAGGGTGATGCGACTGCCTATTCGGTCAATGATGGAAAGGAAATCCTGTCATACGAGGAAGGCAGTGATGTTGCACATAGATTGGATTTAGTTATGGATGAAAATACAGCAACGATGACACAAAAGGAACAATTAACGATGTTGTTTGATGGAATCAAGGAAACTCATACCATTGAAATAGCGGAAGAGAAAAAAATTCTGGATTTTGATACGTATCATTTAAAGGCAACAGCAAAATCAAAGGATGCTATTTTAGGAGATATGGAGTTTTGGGTCGACCAAAAAACTTGGTTTGTCCTGAAGTCGATCACGATTGCAGGGGATATCCGTTCGGAAATAGAATATACCGAAATACAATTTTCGCCTAATTTTACAGAAGAAACCTTTACTTTGGACCTTCCTGAAAACGTTGAAGTAAAAGATTTGGAGTCCGAATTCCAATCGCAGACTGGGTCTGTGGAGGAGGCAGCAAAGGCACTGGGTGAACCCTTTCTCCTTTTTCATGACAGTGCTGCTGAGCTTGAGAGTGTAGAATGGTATGAACTAAAGGGAGAAATCAATCGAACCGAAGTAAATATTCTATATAAAAAGGAAAATATCCCGTCCTTTATGTTAACGGTGTTCCCAACTCCAGAAGAACCTGGTATGGAAATTCAAGAGGGTGACTATAAAGTTCGCGGACAAAATGCAGAATATATGAAGGAAATCAAATCAATCAGTTGGGATGAAAACGGCTTACGGTACTCCATTATGATTCAGCATCCTGACCTGACAATAGAAGAGGTTGTTCAATTAGCAGAAAACATGGAATTAAGTAAGTAA
- a CDS encoding CsxC family protein, producing MSDNKKQKHDDYGQKHYRPQITLGKVLTKVPVVLAEPSLQVHTIHKTCFPEDVLEIKDVKKTLILTQCRLLLPTNKLFIKGYVRKNIQYAALTELNPGVTTVSSDLHSHTEHIPFDLITEINDFITKPIMPKRNDRHEFDFLVSSPLPSGYPEKDEMLSSDLSQFHQASSEYYNELPYCELVSSKIIEWVEAVDRCPLDAAEFFNEGTFKETEDKLVIDFTIKILQNQQMYVSSTTNDDEYDCEY from the coding sequence ATGTCAGATAATAAAAAACAGAAGCATGATGATTATGGACAAAAGCATTATCGTCCACAAATAACACTTGGGAAGGTACTCACAAAGGTACCGGTTGTGTTAGCAGAGCCTAGCTTACAGGTTCACACTATTCATAAAACATGTTTTCCAGAGGATGTACTTGAAATTAAAGATGTGAAAAAAACACTGATTCTTACCCAATGCAGACTATTACTACCCACAAATAAATTATTTATTAAAGGCTATGTGCGAAAAAACATCCAGTATGCCGCATTGACAGAGCTAAATCCAGGTGTAACAACCGTTTCAAGTGATTTACATTCACATACCGAGCATATTCCTTTCGATCTTATTACTGAGATTAATGATTTCATCACTAAGCCCATCATGCCAAAAAGAAACGACCGTCATGAATTTGATTTTCTCGTCTCAAGTCCATTACCTTCTGGTTATCCAGAAAAAGATGAGATGCTATCAAGCGACCTTTCTCAATTCCATCAAGCTAGTTCAGAATATTATAATGAACTGCCCTATTGTGAATTGGTTTCTAGCAAAATCATTGAATGGGTAGAAGCAGTGGACAGATGTCCTCTAGATGCAGCTGAATTTTTTAATGAAGGAACCTTTAAAGAAACCGAGGATAAACTGGTCATTGATTTCACCATTAAAATCCTCCAAAATCAACAGATGTATGTATCTTCAACAACCAATGACGATGAATATGATTGTGAATATTGA
- the tatA gene encoding twin-arginine translocase TatA/TatE family subunit — protein sequence MLNNIGIPGLILIIVLALIIFGPKKLPELGRAVGQTLGEFKKSARALSSEVVDELDEDKKEDKKEDKKEV from the coding sequence ATGCTTAATAATATTGGTATTCCAGGATTAATATTAATTATTGTCTTGGCGCTTATCATTTTCGGACCAAAGAAGCTTCCTGAATTAGGCCGAGCTGTCGGTCAAACTCTAGGCGAATTTAAAAAGTCAGCTCGTGCATTATCGAGTGAAGTAGTAGATGAACTAGATGAGGACAAGAAAGAAGATAAAAAAGAAGACAAAAAAGAGGTGTGA
- a CDS encoding heavy-metal-associated domain-containing protein, which translates to MTQLTLYVQGISYVDHLHAIEQCIQNLRGIESVKGTLPKGKITVKFKQSFVSTRDIVGRIEAHGFEVVKKIQREHRFSAFN; encoded by the coding sequence ATGACACAGTTAACTTTATATGTACAAGGAATCAGTTATGTTGATCATTTACATGCGATTGAACAGTGCATCCAAAATTTGCGCGGAATCGAGTCAGTAAAGGGGACGCTGCCAAAAGGAAAGATTACGGTGAAATTCAAGCAAAGCTTTGTTAGCACAAGGGATATCGTAGGCAGAATTGAAGCGCATGGCTTTGAAGTTGTAAAAAAAATACAAAGGGAACATCGTTTTAGTGCTTTTAATTAA
- a CDS encoding Cof-type HAD-IIB family hydrolase — protein sequence MKCFSIDLDGTLLDSKHMLSDENYQVLQDLKKQGHHVIINTGRAVEDVLKIDAIQGLETPIISINGNIIYTEKRETLFEAALPTATYKELFPILQNLGLWIMVYTNQGGFPCRNPDIQDKRPEEIAPIFQDYDYEKILEKQGLKIYKVMAVTRPEELEKIDQAKKAIEGNLEISYASSFPNNVEFTSVEANKGSALLRYQQLTKQSFSEIYAFGDGGNDVSQFKVATTSIAMGNAPAAVQQEADIITKTNNENGFAYAVKQLIKL from the coding sequence ATGAAATGTTTCTCGATTGATTTAGACGGTACATTATTAGATTCAAAGCATATGTTATCAGATGAAAATTATCAGGTGCTGCAAGACCTAAAAAAGCAGGGTCACCATGTGATTATTAATACGGGTCGGGCCGTTGAGGATGTCTTAAAAATAGATGCCATCCAAGGACTTGAGACGCCCATTATCAGTATTAATGGCAACATCATCTACACTGAAAAAAGGGAAACCCTATTTGAAGCAGCCTTGCCCACCGCAACCTATAAGGAATTGTTTCCTATTTTACAAAATTTAGGACTATGGATTATGGTCTATACCAATCAGGGAGGCTTTCCATGCCGAAATCCGGATATTCAGGATAAACGACCAGAAGAAATTGCACCGATTTTCCAGGATTATGATTATGAGAAAATTTTAGAAAAACAAGGTCTAAAAATCTATAAGGTGATGGCTGTAACGCGACCTGAAGAGCTTGAAAAAATCGATCAGGCTAAAAAAGCAATTGAAGGAAATTTAGAGATTTCCTACGCGTCCTCCTTTCCAAATAACGTAGAGTTTACCTCTGTGGAAGCCAATAAAGGAAGTGCACTCCTTCGCTACCAGCAATTAACGAAGCAGTCCTTTAGTGAAATATATGCATTTGGAGATGGCGGCAATGATGTTTCCCAATTCAAGGTCGCAACAACCTCCATTGCCATGGGGAATGCCCCTGCTGCTGTCCAGCAGGAAGCAGACATCATTACCAAAACAAACAATGAAAACGGATTTGCTTACGCAGTCAAACAATTAATCAAGCTCTGA
- the yhfH gene encoding protein YhfH: protein MMRSTVDQVKQLPKKVCAECGQIIDEQVESFLMECDYCLSKKEE, encoded by the coding sequence ATGATGCGTAGTACAGTTGATCAGGTAAAACAATTGCCGAAAAAGGTATGTGCGGAATGTGGTCAAATCATTGATGAGCAGGTTGAATCCTTCCTAATGGAATGTGACTACTGCTTATCAAAGAAAGAAGAATAA
- a CDS encoding class I SAM-dependent methyltransferase, producing MAFYKSLAPFYDEIFPVNETACSFLLSYFEQADAVLDVGAGTGNMAVALTERGLQVIAAEPDETMADYIGQKAAKNNVSVPVHIKSMLEINQIQDKVEGIYCIGNTVPHLQNQEELKLFIQKCYDSLKSDERFILQLVNYEKVLASVEEFSFPVIQKDSLIFKRVYEKVDDKIMFTTHLTVNDDTFSNSIPLIPVTAQLLLPVLEEIGFTVEQVYGNFARQEYSKHSPALVVVARK from the coding sequence ATGGCGTTTTACAAGAGCTTGGCACCATTTTATGATGAGATTTTCCCTGTAAATGAGACCGCTTGTTCCTTTTTATTGTCCTATTTTGAACAGGCTGATGCCGTATTAGATGTTGGGGCTGGTACGGGAAATATGGCAGTGGCGCTCACTGAAAGGGGGCTACAGGTTATTGCGGCAGAGCCTGATGAAACAATGGCAGATTATATTGGTCAAAAGGCGGCTAAAAATAATGTATCCGTCCCTGTTCATATCAAATCTATGCTGGAAATCAATCAAATACAAGATAAGGTGGAAGGAATCTATTGTATTGGCAATACTGTTCCACATCTACAGAATCAAGAGGAACTGAAGCTATTTATACAGAAATGCTACGATAGCCTGAAGAGCGATGAGAGATTTATTCTTCAGCTTGTTAATTATGAAAAAGTATTGGCTTCCGTTGAAGAATTTTCATTTCCGGTTATTCAAAAGGATTCCTTAATCTTCAAGAGGGTTTATGAAAAAGTGGACGATAAAATCATGTTTACGACTCATTTAACCGTAAATGATGATACGTTCTCTAACTCAATTCCATTGATTCCTGTTACGGCACAGCTGTTATTACCCGTTCTTGAAGAGATTGGTTTTACAGTGGAACAGGTATACGGAAATTTTGCTCGACAGGAATATTCAAAGCATTCGCCTGCTCTTGTTGTAGTAGCGAGAAAATAG
- the treR gene encoding trehalose operon repressor — MTNKYLMIHNEIARQIDKGDFPTHSLLPSEHELCDRYNTSRETIRKALNLLSQNGYIQKVRGKGSIVIKSTKIDFPVSGLTSFKELADKMGEKPRTFVEELSLVKPETYIQKQLNLSSKDQVWRVFRVRELGGEKVILDKDYLNKKYVPELTKEVCETSIYEYLEKELGLSISFAKKEIIVEDPSEEDKRLLDFDGFHSIVIIKNYVYLDDASLFQYTESRHRPDKFRFVDFARRAH, encoded by the coding sequence ATGACAAATAAGTATTTAATGATCCATAATGAAATCGCTAGACAAATTGATAAAGGAGATTTTCCGACTCATTCCCTTTTACCATCTGAGCATGAGCTATGTGATCGTTACAATACGTCTCGGGAAACCATTCGTAAGGCCTTAAATTTACTGTCACAGAACGGTTATATTCAAAAGGTCCGTGGGAAGGGCTCGATTGTCATAAAAAGCACGAAAATCGATTTTCCGGTTTCCGGCTTGACAAGCTTTAAGGAGCTCGCCGATAAAATGGGGGAGAAGCCCCGTACATTTGTTGAGGAGCTGTCACTTGTGAAGCCTGAAACCTATATTCAAAAGCAGCTAAACCTGTCGAGCAAGGATCAGGTTTGGCGGGTTTTCCGTGTGAGAGAATTGGGCGGGGAAAAGGTTATTCTTGATAAGGATTATTTGAATAAGAAATATGTTCCAGAGCTTACGAAGGAGGTTTGTGAAACCTCAATCTACGAATATCTGGAAAAAGAGCTAGGGTTATCCATAAGCTTTGCGAAAAAAGAAATCATTGTCGAAGACCCGTCCGAAGAAGACAAGCGATTACTCGATTTTGATGGTTTTCACTCGATTGTTATTATAAAAAATTATGTCTATCTGGACGATGCCAGTCTCTTTCAATATACCGAATCAAGACATAGACCCGATAAATTCCGCTTTGTTGACTTTGCAAGAAGAGCACATTAG
- a CDS encoding FAD-binding protein — MKYDVAVIGGGISGLAAALFTGHAGLRTVVFDSGQSQIKKVSSIRNNLGAPGLSGDDLLSIYQSQLIDFAEIKHIAVETLKQDESGFSLIADGEAYDCDYVVVATNLDTSLLEALNFDIGVNENIKSGKIKKIVGVTQDGTTHIPNLYIAGLLAGIPSQVMVAAGQGAAVGIQIAQKATGDKYMWHDQ; from the coding sequence GTGAAGTATGATGTTGCGGTTATCGGTGGCGGGATTAGCGGGCTTGCTGCCGCTCTTTTTACAGGACATGCTGGTTTAAGAACGGTAGTGTTTGATAGCGGCCAATCCCAGATTAAAAAGGTATCCTCCATCAGAAATAACCTTGGAGCACCGGGGCTATCAGGGGATGATTTATTGTCGATCTATCAAAGTCAGTTAATCGATTTTGCCGAAATCAAGCACATTGCCGTAGAAACATTGAAGCAAGATGAGTCTGGATTTTCTTTAATAGCTGACGGAGAAGCCTATGACTGTGACTATGTTGTGGTGGCAACAAACCTAGATACAAGTCTATTGGAAGCCCTCAACTTTGACATCGGTGTAAATGAAAACATTAAGAGCGGAAAAATTAAAAAAATTGTCGGAGTGACTCAAGACGGCACCACCCATATTCCGAATCTTTACATTGCCGGGTTACTAGCCGGAATTCCTAGTCAAGTCATGGTTGCAGCCGGTCAAGGCGCAGCAGTCGGTATTCAAATAGCCCAGAAGGCTACTGGTGACAAATACATGTGGCACGATCAATAA
- the yppF gene encoding YppF family protein produces the protein MLLEGLINRFKLERERNPSHVNELLDYVQKNYLYGELSIKEYKNLYFELDKQNAVKPSF, from the coding sequence ATGTTACTAGAAGGATTAATTAACCGCTTTAAATTAGAAAGAGAACGTAACCCATCACATGTAAATGAACTACTTGATTATGTCCAAAAAAATTATCTTTATGGCGAATTATCCATAAAGGAATACAAAAACCTATATTTTGAATTAGACAAACAAAACGCAGTAAAACCAAGTTTCTAA
- a CDS encoding serpin family protein yields MVKKMVLGFIFIFMIVAAGCSSKNQVVFSKDDYKKIAPANNQLGFTLLSEIEKDEAGNTFISPTSLFMALSMIYNGTNGETREELAKLLQAEGISDDELNQANASLMSILQKDSKSMEVNIANSIWLNERFHFQEDFSNATFDYYHAATEAMDLTDSRSADKINKWVKEKTKGTIEKMVQKPLKSDLVAILINAIYFKGNWKNEFDPKLTEERPFYLEDGTVKDWPLMTISENMAYTENDSFQAVSLPYGEGEMSMKIFLPKAGSSLAEFESMLSSANWGKWNQEFHHQEGTIWLPKFQLEYEVSLNESLKTLGMTTAFDKGANFTKMIQEDNPVWISQVKQKTFIDVNEEGTEASAATSVEMKTTSAPADGPFYMEINRPFFFVITDDSNTILFMGAMKNPQMESK; encoded by the coding sequence ATGGTGAAAAAAATGGTACTGGGATTCATATTCATATTCATGATTGTGGCAGCAGGCTGTTCTAGTAAGAATCAGGTAGTGTTTAGCAAGGATGATTATAAAAAAATAGCACCTGCTAATAATCAATTAGGTTTTACACTGCTGTCCGAGATTGAAAAAGATGAAGCAGGCAATACCTTTATATCACCAACTAGTTTATTTATGGCTTTGTCAATGATTTATAACGGTACAAATGGGGAAACAAGGGAGGAGTTGGCGAAGCTCTTACAGGCAGAAGGAATCAGTGATGATGAGCTGAATCAAGCCAATGCATCTTTGATGTCAATTCTTCAAAAGGATTCAAAGAGTATGGAAGTGAATATAGCCAATTCTATCTGGTTAAATGAGAGATTTCACTTTCAAGAAGATTTTTCTAATGCTACGTTTGATTATTATCATGCTGCGACAGAAGCAATGGATCTAACGGATAGCCGTTCAGCAGACAAAATTAATAAATGGGTGAAGGAAAAGACGAAAGGTACGATTGAAAAAATGGTACAAAAGCCTTTGAAGTCTGATTTAGTAGCGATTCTTATTAACGCTATTTACTTTAAGGGAAATTGGAAAAATGAATTTGATCCAAAGCTAACAGAGGAACGACCTTTTTATCTGGAGGATGGAACAGTAAAGGATTGGCCACTTATGACAATCAGTGAAAATATGGCATATACAGAAAATGATTCTTTTCAGGCAGTTTCCCTTCCTTACGGGGAGGGTGAAATGAGTATGAAGATATTTCTGCCAAAGGCAGGCTCTAGTTTAGCCGAATTTGAGTCAATGCTTTCGAGTGCTAATTGGGGTAAGTGGAATCAGGAATTTCATCATCAGGAGGGAACCATCTGGCTGCCGAAGTTTCAGCTAGAATACGAGGTATCGTTAAATGAGTCCTTAAAGACGCTTGGTATGACTACTGCCTTTGATAAAGGGGCAAATTTCACAAAAATGATTCAGGAGGATAATCCTGTTTGGATAAGTCAGGTGAAACAAAAAACCTTTATTGATGTCAATGAGGAAGGGACTGAAGCATCTGCTGCAACCTCTGTTGAAATGAAAACAACCTCTGCACCTGCAGACGGTCCATTCTATATGGAAATAAACCGGCCGTTTTTCTTTGTCATTACGGATGATTCAAACACCATTCTATTTATGGGAGCTATGAAGAATCCACAAATGGAAAGTAAATGA
- the yhfH gene encoding protein YhfH produces MLQNPVEFFKQLPQKECAECGQVIEEQAESYLMECDHCLAKRDE; encoded by the coding sequence ATGTTACAAAATCCAGTTGAATTTTTTAAACAATTACCGCAAAAGGAATGTGCGGAGTGCGGGCAGGTTATTGAAGAGCAGGCTGAGTCCTATTTAATGGAATGTGATCATTGTTTAGCCAAGCGTGACGAATAG